One window of Paenibacillus sp. FSL K6-3182 genomic DNA carries:
- a CDS encoding IDEAL domain-containing protein — protein sequence MKFNISDWVQGKTKDGELIHGFVETIDILQGFVTVSVVKSDNVEVIGKTVAVRSSWLKNVSEITINDAQVFQNAIDLALDTWDEAWFMELTNAKKASEEAAEAGERSKVYSFPVNRLGQSA from the coding sequence ATGAAATTCAACATAAGCGATTGGGTACAAGGTAAAACAAAAGATGGCGAGCTCATTCATGGTTTTGTCGAAACCATCGATATTTTGCAAGGATTTGTAACCGTGAGCGTTGTAAAGTCGGATAACGTAGAGGTTATAGGGAAAACCGTAGCCGTTCGTTCATCATGGCTCAAAAACGTATCCGAAATTACTATAAATGATGCGCAGGTTTTTCAAAATGCAATTGACTTAGCTTTAGATACATGGGATGAGGCTTGGTTTATGGAGCTGACCAATGCGAAGAAAGCTAGCGAAGAAGCGGCTGAGGCTGGAGAACGTTCGAAGGTATATTCATTTCCAGTCAATCGACTTGGTCAATCTGCTTAA
- a CDS encoding peptidylprolyl isomerase, whose protein sequence is MLFKNKRLGIMLLLALTLLIVASGCGANGSNEKTGSGSGNTSTTPPTEAPAEEGPELLGSDKHPVVTIELSNDKIIKLELYPEVAPNTVNNFISLINKGFYDGVIFHRVIPGFMIQGGDPEGTGTGGPGYSIPGEFNSNGFENKLKHSRGVISMARTNDPDSGGSQFFIMHADYPSLDNEYAAFGKVTEGIEAVDEVANQKVGPGDKPETPISMKKVTVDTLGMTFEEPVKTK, encoded by the coding sequence ATGCTGTTTAAGAACAAACGTCTTGGGATCATGCTTCTTCTTGCACTGACCCTGCTCATTGTAGCATCAGGCTGCGGCGCAAACGGGAGTAATGAGAAAACAGGATCAGGCAGTGGCAACACAAGCACAACTCCCCCTACTGAAGCACCTGCTGAGGAAGGTCCTGAGCTTCTCGGCTCGGACAAGCATCCTGTTGTAACGATTGAACTTAGCAATGACAAAATCATTAAGCTTGAGCTTTACCCAGAGGTTGCACCTAATACCGTAAACAACTTTATTTCTCTTATTAATAAAGGCTTCTATGATGGCGTTATTTTCCACCGCGTAATTCCAGGGTTTATGATTCAAGGCGGAGATCCAGAAGGTACTGGCACCGGTGGCCCTGGATACAGCATTCCAGGCGAATTTAACAGCAATGGTTTCGAGAACAAGCTGAAGCATAGTCGCGGTGTTATCTCCATGGCTCGTACGAATGATCCAGATTCTGGGGGCTCGCAATTTTTCATCATGCATGCTGATTACCCATCTCTCGATAATGAATACGCAGCTTTCGGAAAAGTAACCGAAGGCATCGAGGCGGTCGATGAGGTTGCCAATCAGAAGGTCGGCCCAGGCGATAAGCCGGAAACGCCAATTTCGATGAAAAAAGTAACTGTAGATACGCTTGGCATGACGTTCGAAGAACCAGTTAAGACGAAATAA
- a CDS encoding MarR family transcriptional regulator, whose translation MDSNEILKLDNQICFAFYACSREITKLYRPMLEKIDLTYTQYVTMLALWEQDHVTVTALGNKLYLDSGTLTPLLKKLEAAGHITRTRDRNDERSVLVELTAQGRALKEQAVDIPHQLACKLDGTPEEGAALLEQMHQFLDRIQQGSARA comes from the coding sequence ATGGACAGCAACGAAATTTTAAAACTGGACAATCAAATATGCTTCGCTTTTTATGCCTGCTCTCGCGAGATTACTAAGCTTTATCGCCCAATGCTCGAGAAGATCGACCTTACCTACACGCAATACGTTACAATGCTCGCCCTATGGGAGCAGGACCATGTCACGGTAACCGCGCTTGGCAATAAGCTTTATCTGGACTCAGGCACGTTGACCCCGCTTCTTAAGAAGCTGGAAGCTGCAGGACATATTACGCGTACGCGTGACCGCAACGATGAACGCAGCGTACTCGTGGAACTCACAGCGCAAGGCCGAGCATTAAAGGAACAAGCCGTCGATATTCCTCATCAGCTCGCATGCAAGCTTGACGGCACACCTGAAGAAGGTGCTGCATTGCTGGAACAAATGCATCAGTTCCTAGACCGAATACAGCAAGGATCAGCTAGAGCATAA
- a CDS encoding family 43 glycosylhydrolase, with product MRKQTIILLTVCIMTFMSACSRNNAGNTVPPAESNQPSSANGASNQLKTEAVTAEEPLFTNTSVHDPSIFKVRDTFYIFGSHLAAAKSKDLMAWEQLNSSVYEENPIIPDVLTEMSEELARAETDTFWAGDVIQLPDGKFYMYYSMCKGDSPRSVLGYAVADQVEGPYKNKGMILKSGMWNDLSEDGTLYDAAVHPNVVDPNLFYDKDGILWS from the coding sequence TTGAGAAAACAAACCATCATTTTGTTAACGGTATGCATAATGACATTTATGAGCGCTTGCAGCAGAAATAACGCCGGAAATACAGTTCCACCAGCGGAGAGCAATCAGCCATCCTCAGCTAATGGCGCATCAAACCAGCTAAAAACGGAAGCGGTTACAGCGGAGGAGCCTCTATTCACTAACACCTCCGTTCATGATCCGTCGATTTTCAAAGTTCGTGATACCTTCTATATTTTCGGCTCGCATCTCGCTGCGGCGAAGTCGAAGGATCTCATGGCCTGGGAGCAGCTGAACTCCAGTGTCTATGAAGAGAATCCCATCATACCGGATGTACTGACAGAGATGAGCGAGGAGCTAGCTCGGGCCGAGACTGATACGTTCTGGGCAGGCGATGTCATCCAATTGCCGGACGGCAAATTTTATATGTATTACAGCATGTGCAAAGGAGACTCTCCTCGGTCGGTGCTTGGTTATGCGGTTGCCGATCAAGTTGAAGGGCCTTATAAAAATAAGGGCATGATTCTCAAATCGGGCATGTGGAATGATTTGAGCGAGGATGGAACGTTGTACGACGCGGCAGTGCATCCAAACGTAGTCGATCCAAATTTGTTTTATGATAAAGATGGCATTCTGTGGAGTTAA
- a CDS encoding glutathione peroxidase, translating into MSLYNIEVKTIRGENQTLAPYKGKVMLIVNTATKCGFAPQFKGLQKLHDTYNKQGFSVLGFPSSQFANQELSDDSKVAEACEINFGVSFPLFSKVDVNGSTAHPLFQHLTNEARGFLGTRSIKWNFTKFLVDQNGKVLKRFGSKDTPEKIERYVQKLL; encoded by the coding sequence ATGTCCTTATACAATATTGAAGTAAAGACCATTAGAGGCGAAAATCAGACTTTAGCCCCTTATAAAGGCAAGGTCATGCTCATCGTGAATACAGCTACCAAATGCGGCTTCGCCCCGCAATTCAAAGGTCTTCAAAAACTTCATGACACCTACAATAAACAAGGCTTTTCTGTACTAGGCTTCCCCTCATCGCAATTCGCCAATCAAGAGCTTAGCGACGACAGCAAGGTTGCAGAAGCGTGCGAAATCAATTTCGGAGTATCGTTCCCTTTATTCTCCAAAGTGGATGTAAACGGCAGCACTGCGCACCCTTTATTCCAGCACCTGACGAATGAAGCACGCGGCTTCCTCGGCACAAGGTCGATCAAATGGAATTTCACCAAATTTCTTGTCGACCAGAACGGCAAGGTATTAAAGCGCTTCGGATCAAAGGATACGCCTGAGAAAATCGAACGATATGTACAGAAGCTGCTGTAA
- a CDS encoding aldo/keto reductase: MTSSTVRPFGQTSLQLSPLGLGCWQFSNGKGIVGKFWPALSGEIINDIVKTSYEGGINWFDTAEIYGNGQSEQLLASALREALPAEDKVYIATKWWPAMRTASNIDRTIDVRIKLLEGRTIDLYQVHQPFSFSSVSSEMKEMAKLAAAGKIKNIGVSNFSAKQMREADRVLREHGLQLASNQVKYSLLDRRIEKNGILETAQELGCAIIAYSPLEQGILSGKFHHDPSLIKAISGPRKWSSAFQTNGLKRSKPLIESLEQVAARYEATATQIALNWLIHAHGDTVFAIPRASKIHHAEQNVKAMRFKLTIDEINEISEASALAAR; this comes from the coding sequence ATGACATCATCTACGGTTAGGCCATTTGGCCAAACGAGTTTGCAGTTATCTCCGCTTGGCCTTGGCTGCTGGCAATTCAGCAATGGCAAAGGGATCGTCGGAAAGTTTTGGCCCGCTCTGAGTGGCGAAATCATTAATGATATCGTAAAAACAAGCTACGAAGGCGGCATTAACTGGTTTGACACCGCTGAAATTTACGGAAACGGCCAATCCGAGCAACTGCTCGCCAGCGCTTTGCGTGAAGCCCTGCCAGCAGAAGATAAGGTCTATATTGCGACCAAGTGGTGGCCGGCAATGCGTACCGCCAGCAACATTGACCGTACAATTGATGTAAGAATTAAACTGCTTGAGGGGCGTACAATCGACCTCTATCAGGTGCATCAGCCCTTCTCCTTCTCTTCAGTGAGTAGTGAGATGAAGGAAATGGCGAAGCTGGCCGCTGCCGGAAAAATCAAAAATATAGGTGTAAGCAATTTCTCCGCTAAACAAATGCGCGAGGCCGATCGCGTTCTGCGAGAGCATGGCTTGCAGCTCGCCTCCAACCAAGTAAAATACAGCCTGCTTGACCGCCGCATCGAGAAAAATGGTATTCTCGAGACGGCGCAAGAACTCGGATGTGCAATCATTGCTTATTCTCCGCTTGAACAGGGTATATTAAGCGGGAAGTTTCATCATGATCCTTCTCTGATCAAAGCCATTAGCGGCCCGCGCAAATGGAGCTCCGCTTTTCAAACAAACGGCCTAAAACGCTCTAAGCCGCTTATTGAATCGCTTGAGCAGGTAGCTGCTCGTTATGAGGCTACCGCAACACAAATCGCATTAAATTGGCTCATCCATGCTCATGGAGATACTGTATTCGCAATTCCCAGAGCATCAAAAATTCACCACGCCGAGCAAAACGTGAAAGCTATGCGTTTTAAGCTGACAATAGATGAAATTAACGAAATTAGTGAAGCTTCAGCACTTGCAGCTCGCTAA
- a CDS encoding MerR family transcriptional regulator → MALLKTKEAAQLLAVSETTVRRWISQFPSSFGKDTLGHYTFDETALHNLQLIKQELEEGVSLQDINLSPVPQDLQASAPVYEDHEELLHRLSRLEASLSQKADEVVTYQLLSHRQELDELRLVLTQLTASMDALQYPEQHIAAASLPAKDRTKRRKLISILFPFL, encoded by the coding sequence ATGGCGTTGTTAAAAACCAAAGAAGCCGCTCAGCTTCTTGCTGTCAGTGAAACAACAGTCAGACGTTGGATATCCCAGTTCCCCTCTTCTTTCGGCAAGGATACGCTCGGTCACTATACCTTTGATGAGACGGCTCTTCACAACCTGCAGCTGATTAAGCAAGAATTGGAGGAAGGGGTCAGCCTGCAAGACATTAATCTTTCTCCCGTTCCGCAAGATCTGCAGGCATCCGCACCTGTATACGAGGATCACGAGGAACTGCTCCATCGACTGAGCCGTTTGGAAGCTTCCCTATCCCAGAAAGCGGATGAAGTCGTCACTTACCAGCTGCTGAGCCACCGGCAGGAGCTCGATGAGCTTAGGCTCGTTCTGACTCAGCTAACCGCAAGCATGGACGCACTGCAATACCCCGAGCAGCATATCGCCGCCGCATCGCTCCCAGCAAAGGATCGCACCAAACGACGCAAGCTGATCAGCATCCTATTCCCTTTCCTATAA
- the sbnA gene encoding 2,3-diaminopropionate biosynthesis protein SbnA: MERNLLSIIGNTPLVQLSKLFANDRGIKVFAKLELLNPGGSAKDRSAARIINKAWDEGLIGPGSVIIESSSGNMAISLAAISSYLGMKFVSVIDPKATQQNIRIMRAYGAEIELVEEPDIETGEFLPARLNRVQQLLERIPNSFWPNQYSNKNNYLSHYEGTMHEIVEELGHVDFIVGGVSTCGTMLGCSQYVREHKLSTKVVAVDAAGSVIFGGVNGNRRFPGLGTGIIPPFAQTRFMDQAIMVADKDMVDGCRLLVAQESILAGPSSGAIIHALKSIEHELPDDAICVVIIHDRGERYMDTVFNDEWVKQQFG, translated from the coding sequence TTGGAGAGAAATTTGTTGTCCATCATCGGGAATACGCCGCTCGTCCAGCTCTCGAAGCTGTTTGCGAACGATCGCGGCATTAAGGTATTCGCAAAGCTTGAATTGCTAAACCCGGGAGGCAGCGCGAAAGACCGCTCCGCCGCCCGTATTATTAATAAAGCATGGGATGAAGGCTTGATCGGGCCCGGCTCCGTCATCATTGAGTCCAGCTCAGGGAATATGGCAATTAGTCTCGCTGCCATCAGCTCCTATCTCGGCATGAAATTCGTAAGCGTCATTGATCCGAAGGCGACGCAGCAAAATATCCGCATCATGCGTGCTTATGGCGCAGAGATCGAACTGGTTGAAGAGCCTGACATTGAGACAGGTGAGTTTCTGCCCGCAAGATTAAATCGAGTACAGCAATTATTAGAGCGCATTCCCAATAGCTTCTGGCCGAATCAATATTCGAATAAAAACAACTATTTGTCTCACTATGAGGGTACGATGCACGAAATTGTTGAAGAGCTGGGCCACGTCGATTTTATTGTCGGCGGAGTCAGCACCTGCGGCACCATGTTAGGCTGCTCGCAATATGTGCGCGAGCATAAGCTATCCACGAAAGTGGTAGCTGTCGATGCGGCAGGCAGCGTTATTTTCGGAGGAGTGAACGGCAACCGCCGCTTCCCGGGACTTGGAACAGGTATCATACCGCCCTTTGCCCAGACGAGGTTTATGGATCAAGCTATAATGGTAGCCGATAAAGATATGGTCGATGGCTGCAGACTGCTCGTTGCGCAGGAATCGATTTTGGCAGGACCTTCCTCTGGCGCGATTATCCATGCCTTAAAATCGATCGAGCACGAACTCCCCGATGATGCCATATGCGTCGTTATTATACATGATCGCGGAGAGAGATACATGGATACCGTATTCAACGATGAGTGGGTAAAGCAGCAGTTCGGCTGA
- a CDS encoding PucR family transcriptional regulator ligand-binding domain-containing protein — MLLKELLSLPVYANAKILAGHDGMTNSVQSVNIMDAPDIINYLKPQELLLTTGYAMKDQPEALLSLVKSMAEFGCAGLAIKTKRFLQEVPSDVLQCAEKLHFPIIELSLAHSLGDICNDSLSHILEKRTDELHYALTTHKQFSQMIMQGKSTIDVIEALSLLIDSPVMLINPQGGLLHRSNAMTTDLYLALSSDLQAELISPSLHSSYSIPFTSPTFIGAPFTAVELYPIVTFQLEGLLVALTSDSSKHFSNLTKHAMEQAANVIGLELIKKQAVKERSRRYKNEFFSGFVDGLITSEQELIHRSKNYDLLNHPVYVSIVAKRDTSFDSFRPPSALESDGRFISERDRHYNVLKSEFSKLDLRFVLFTKNEYFCFLIALKANQDAAKGTEDKFLGQLKQMVLCLSEQHGIPISIGIGNPVSQLTQVPLSYKEAIEALQTGYDARKKQFVQPYRAKDFSNLLRMIPKEELKEYYEETFKDLLSIEGKERSDLMKTLSTFYDTHCQLAETAKQLFVHRNTVTYRLEKCERLTGRDLRDPVESLRFRTAFSMQLMFMTD; from the coding sequence ATGCTCCTAAAAGAACTCTTATCTCTCCCGGTATATGCGAATGCAAAAATACTTGCCGGACATGACGGCATGACAAATAGCGTCCAATCGGTCAACATCATGGACGCTCCAGATATTATTAACTATTTGAAACCGCAGGAATTGCTTCTCACGACCGGTTATGCGATGAAGGATCAACCAGAGGCTCTGCTCTCACTCGTCAAAAGTATGGCTGAATTCGGATGTGCCGGTCTAGCGATTAAGACCAAACGTTTTTTGCAGGAGGTGCCAAGCGATGTGCTTCAGTGTGCGGAAAAGCTGCATTTTCCGATTATCGAGCTGTCTCTGGCGCATTCGCTGGGTGATATATGCAACGACTCGCTTAGCCATATTTTGGAGAAGCGCACGGATGAGCTGCATTATGCTTTGACGACACATAAACAGTTTTCACAAATGATCATGCAGGGCAAAAGCACAATCGACGTCATTGAAGCATTGTCGCTTCTCATCGACTCCCCGGTTATGCTGATCAATCCACAAGGCGGACTTCTACATCGTTCAAACGCTATGACAACGGATTTGTATCTTGCATTGTCGTCCGATCTTCAAGCAGAGCTGATCTCACCCTCGCTGCACAGCTCTTACAGCATTCCATTCACTTCTCCAACTTTCATTGGCGCACCTTTTACAGCTGTTGAGCTGTACCCGATTGTTACCTTTCAGCTAGAAGGATTGTTGGTCGCTTTGACGAGCGACAGCAGCAAACACTTCAGCAACTTAACGAAACATGCAATGGAACAAGCCGCCAACGTCATCGGACTCGAGCTTATCAAGAAGCAAGCGGTCAAAGAGCGGTCGCGGCGTTATAAAAATGAGTTTTTCTCCGGCTTTGTTGATGGCCTCATCACCTCTGAGCAAGAGCTTATTCATCGCAGCAAAAACTATGATTTGTTGAATCATCCCGTTTACGTCAGCATTGTCGCTAAGCGCGACACCTCTTTTGATTCTTTTCGTCCGCCAAGCGCACTCGAATCTGATGGCCGCTTTATATCCGAGCGCGACCGCCATTACAATGTGCTGAAAAGCGAGTTTTCGAAGCTTGATTTGCGTTTTGTACTTTTTACAAAAAACGAATACTTCTGCTTCCTTATCGCGCTTAAGGCAAATCAAGATGCTGCCAAAGGCACCGAAGATAAGTTTTTAGGGCAGCTGAAGCAAATGGTGCTTTGCCTAAGCGAGCAGCACGGCATCCCCATCTCGATTGGCATCGGGAATCCGGTATCACAGCTTACACAAGTCCCTTTATCCTATAAGGAAGCAATCGAAGCGCTGCAAACAGGCTACGACGCGCGAAAGAAGCAGTTTGTCCAACCTTACCGCGCCAAAGATTTCAGCAACTTGCTGCGGATGATCCCAAAGGAGGAGCTCAAGGAATATTACGAGGAGACGTTCAAGGATTTATTAAGCATTGAAGGCAAGGAGCGCAGCGATTTAATGAAGACGCTCAGCACCTTCTACGATACGCATTGTCAGCTTGCCGAAACGGCAAAGCAGCTGTTCGTGCATCGCAACACCGTCACCTATCGCCTCGAAAAATGCGAAAGGCTCACCGGCCGCGATTTGCGAGATCCCGTGGAGAGCCTTCGCTTCCGTACCGCATTTTCGATGCAGTTGATGTTCATGACAGACTAA
- a CDS encoding 2,3-diaminopropionate biosynthesis protein SbnB, with amino-acid sequence MTVLYLGDEHIRTIGLHWEELVDSIEVAVQIIDSGDYAQPIKPYLRYRNPANRIIAMPAYIGGSVKTAGMKWIASFPGNIDAGLPRAHSVTLLNNAETGIPYAMLGTPLPSAARTAAVSGLFIRHYLKTRTASKSLKVGIIGFGPVGRLHYDMCCRLFGEHLEDIQVYDIRGCELDNPDLAAVDAALRHRTRLASSWQQLYNECNLIINCTVSSQRYIDTPPAEGTLLLDVSLRDYTAAAISGINAIIVDDWNEVCRENTDIELLHLESGLTEAQTTSLTDVICREALASTSDSEPILFCPMGMAVFDMAIADYFVQRAQAFGIGLQLK; translated from the coding sequence ATGACCGTGCTATATCTCGGCGATGAACATATTCGCACTATCGGATTGCACTGGGAAGAGCTTGTTGACAGCATAGAGGTTGCGGTGCAAATTATCGATTCCGGCGATTATGCACAGCCGATAAAGCCCTACCTGCGTTATCGCAATCCAGCTAATCGCATCATAGCTATGCCTGCATACATCGGCGGATCGGTAAAGACTGCCGGTATGAAGTGGATCGCTAGCTTCCCAGGCAATATCGACGCCGGTTTGCCAAGGGCACACAGCGTCACACTGCTCAACAACGCAGAAACAGGCATTCCTTACGCCATGCTGGGCACCCCGCTGCCGAGTGCTGCCCGGACAGCTGCAGTCAGCGGTTTATTCATCCGCCATTATCTAAAAACACGCACCGCATCAAAAAGCTTAAAGGTTGGAATCATCGGCTTCGGGCCTGTAGGCCGGCTTCATTACGATATGTGCTGCCGCTTATTCGGAGAGCATTTAGAGGATATACAAGTGTATGATATACGCGGATGCGAGCTGGATAACCCTGACCTTGCTGCTGTGGACGCTGCACTGCGCCACCGTACGCGTCTCGCCAGCAGCTGGCAGCAGTTATATAACGAATGCAATCTCATTATTAATTGCACAGTAAGCTCTCAGCGTTATATCGATACTCCTCCCGCTGAAGGCACTCTTCTGCTCGATGTTTCTTTACGGGATTATACAGCAGCAGCTATAAGCGGCATTAACGCGATTATCGTCGACGATTGGAATGAGGTTTGCCGCGAAAATACTGACATTGAGCTGCTGCATCTTGAGAGCGGCTTAACAGAAGCACAAACCACCTCCCTAACCGATGTGATATGCCGCGAAGCGCTTGCCAGCACCTCCGATTCGGAGCCCATATTATTTTGTCCGATGGGCATGGCTGTGTTTGATATGGCGATAGCCGATTATTTCGTCCAGCGAGCGCAAGCGTTTGGAATCGGACTACAGCTTAAGTAA
- a CDS encoding TetR/AcrR family transcriptional regulator encodes MKTTSKTSNREIALQTASNLFLSKGYLVTSMDDIVAASKVSKTNIYYYFKSKEEILSTIIERMTDQYEALIAHIANQTELPVMERLTKLMQTLTLQDIDCLGGCPFLTLYTQTPMEATAIREQISAFFKKQLTILEQLITEGIARNEMNSKLPPQPMASLILSTIEGGLFLQHAQQDPTILQQSLHALASMLK; translated from the coding sequence ATGAAAACGACCTCCAAAACATCTAATCGCGAAATTGCGCTACAGACAGCGTCCAACTTGTTTTTGAGCAAAGGTTATCTCGTCACAAGCATGGATGATATTGTTGCAGCGAGCAAAGTATCCAAAACTAATATTTATTACTATTTCAAGAGTAAAGAGGAGATATTGTCCACGATCATTGAGCGGATGACTGATCAATATGAAGCACTTATAGCTCATATTGCCAATCAAACCGAGCTGCCTGTTATGGAAAGGCTGACGAAACTTATGCAGACGCTCACTCTGCAGGATATCGACTGCCTCGGAGGGTGTCCTTTTTTAACGCTATACACGCAAACACCAATGGAGGCAACTGCCATTCGGGAACAGATAAGCGCATTTTTCAAAAAACAATTAACGATCCTCGAGCAGCTTATTACAGAGGGCATTGCTAGAAATGAAATGAACAGCAAACTGCCCCCTCAACCAATGGCCTCCTTAATTTTGTCCACGATCGAGGGCGGATTGTTCCTGCAGCATGCTCAGCAAGACCCAACCATACTACAGCAATCGCTTCATGCTTTAGCTTCTATGCTAAAGTAA
- a CDS encoding YheC/YheD family protein yields the protein MKKHRRTVADKWAKSEVMRRDSVLKNHLPEAEMMTRKSLRKMLKQWGMVYVKPIRGGQGRGVMRVELDEEGFRPYSYQLGEKKLAFFTYKAAYRSILRDSKRKAYLVQKGIRLLRHKGRPFDIRLVVQQSPHGVWEATGTLGRVAHPRKIVTNGSQGGTIYPTGYLLRRYMSAPVRRRMLNGMDKLGVLTAMKLHQTYPGIKELGVDLALDRELKPWILEVNTLPDPCPFLLLDDQSMLRKIVRYGKAYGKTYKLNCKKAKRGVR from the coding sequence ATGAAGAAACATCGTCGTACGGTTGCGGATAAGTGGGCCAAATCGGAAGTGATGAGACGTGACTCGGTGTTAAAGAATCATTTGCCGGAAGCGGAGATGATGACAAGGAAGAGCCTGCGTAAAATGTTGAAACAGTGGGGGATGGTGTATGTAAAGCCGATCAGAGGTGGACAGGGGAGAGGTGTGATGAGGGTAGAGCTTGACGAGGAGGGCTTTCGGCCCTATTCGTACCAGCTTGGAGAAAAAAAGTTGGCTTTTTTCACCTATAAAGCGGCTTATCGGTCTATTTTGAGAGATTCGAAAAGGAAGGCTTACCTAGTGCAAAAAGGGATTCGCTTGCTGCGGCATAAGGGGCGTCCGTTTGATATAAGGCTCGTGGTGCAGCAGTCGCCGCATGGGGTTTGGGAGGCGACGGGAACTTTGGGCAGAGTAGCTCATCCTCGAAAAATTGTAACGAATGGCAGTCAGGGAGGAACGATTTATCCAACAGGGTATTTGCTGAGGCGTTATATGAGTGCGCCAGTGAGGCGGCGTATGTTGAATGGGATGGATAAGCTTGGCGTTCTCACCGCAATGAAGCTCCACCAGACGTATCCCGGCATTAAGGAATTAGGTGTTGATCTTGCGCTTGATCGCGAGCTTAAGCCATGGATACTTGAAGTTAATACGCTGCCTGATCCATGCCCGTTCTTACTGCTTGATGACCAATCGATGCTTCGTAAAATCGTACGCTACGGCAAGGCATACGGAAAAACCTACAAGCTGAACTGTAAAAAGGCGAAGCGCGGGGTTAGGTAG
- the hisS gene encoding histidine--tRNA ligase has protein sequence MQNVKGTYDYYGREQALRRKIQETLREKFELYDFDEMVSTELTDLAFLTSKYAGGDEIVKEMYQLTDQRKRRLGLRYDLTIPFAKVMALNPSIELPFKRYEMGKVFRDGPVKRGRLREFLQCDVDVVGVKGPEAEVELMQLAVDVFRTLELDIQLKWNNRRFLGEMLAAIGVKGADSLSVMLTLDKLAKIGIDSVKAELAEKGLAGGVIAAILELIELEEPTLETLIDKYDLQYSAGAQEVIEVRDILRKLGLESVCVFDPFLSRGLSFYTGTVYEIFDASNGFASSLGGGGRYDAIIGQLIGRDDAEYAAVGLSFGMESIMALLEERYAAAAKASVNVVLIPVSVTAAELLQTAADLRASGIRVKLDSSGRKLKNILASVANSGIRYALLVGEAEWKAGLVRLKDMEERVEREMSVDEAIYILEKVSG, from the coding sequence ATGCAAAATGTAAAGGGAACCTATGATTATTACGGCAGGGAGCAAGCGCTTAGAAGAAAGATTCAGGAGACTCTGCGGGAAAAGTTTGAGCTATATGACTTTGATGAGATGGTGTCTACCGAGCTGACTGATCTTGCTTTCTTGACATCCAAATATGCAGGCGGCGATGAGATTGTTAAGGAAATGTACCAGCTTACAGATCAGCGAAAACGACGATTAGGCTTGCGCTATGATTTGACGATCCCTTTTGCCAAGGTGATGGCATTAAATCCGAGTATTGAATTGCCTTTCAAGCGATATGAAATGGGGAAGGTGTTCCGTGACGGTCCCGTTAAACGCGGGCGGCTGCGAGAATTTTTGCAATGTGATGTGGATGTTGTTGGGGTGAAGGGGCCGGAAGCTGAGGTGGAATTGATGCAGCTGGCTGTCGATGTGTTTCGCACCCTGGAGCTGGATATCCAATTAAAATGGAATAATAGGCGGTTTCTTGGCGAAATGCTTGCAGCAATTGGCGTCAAGGGGGCTGATTCGTTGTCGGTTATGCTGACTTTGGATAAGCTCGCAAAAATCGGAATAGACAGTGTGAAGGCGGAGCTTGCTGAGAAGGGTTTGGCTGGCGGGGTCATTGCTGCGATTTTAGAGTTGATTGAGCTGGAGGAGCCTACACTAGAGACGTTGATAGATAAATATGACCTGCAATATAGTGCTGGGGCGCAGGAAGTAATCGAGGTTCGTGATATTTTGCGCAAGCTTGGATTAGAGTCTGTTTGTGTGTTTGACCCTTTTCTCTCACGCGGGTTATCTTTCTACACAGGTACGGTTTATGAAATATTTGATGCTTCGAACGGCTTCGCATCGAGCCTTGGCGGCGGCGGTCGGTATGATGCCATTATTGGACAGCTTATAGGCAGGGATGATGCTGAGTACGCAGCGGTCGGCTTGTCGTTTGGAATGGAATCAATTATGGCTTTGCTTGAAGAACGTTACGCAGCTGCAGCGAAGGCGTCGGTTAACGTAGTGCTCATTCCCGTAAGCGTAACGGCGGCAGAACTGCTGCAAACCGCAGCGGATTTGCGTGCGAGCGGCATTCGAGTGAAGCTCGATTCTAGCGGACGAAAGCTGAAAAATATACTTGCATCGGTAGCGAACAGCGGCATACGTTACGCTCTTCTGGTGGGAGAGGCGGAATGGAAGGCGGGCTTAGTGCGCTTGAAGGATATGGAGGAGCGGGTCGAAAGGGAAATGAGTGTCGACGAAGCTATTTATATTTTAGAAAAGGTAAGTGGATAA